The window GGTCGTACACGGCGTAAGCGCAGGTCGCGGCCAGCGGCTCACGGTGCAGCGGGTCGCTCTGCGGCAGGTGGGCGCGCTCCTCGGCCAGCCGTGCGGCGGTGTCGTACAGCCGCGCGAGGAGTTCGTCGGGTTCCAGGTCCAGGGCCGCGAGCGCGTGGACGACGGTGCGCAGCTGCCCCATGGTGGTCGCGGCGTAGATGCCGCGTTCGGCCACCTCCCCGATGACGAGGGCGGTGCGGGCCCCGGACAGTGCGATCGTGTCGAACCAGTTCCCGGCCCCTCCGCCGGGCAGCAGCAGGTGATCGCTCTCGACGGCGGGCTGGGGTGCCGGGCTCTGCGGCAGCAGCCTGCGCTGGAGGGCGCTGGCGATGGTGTACTCGTGCACGTAGCGGCAGGCGTTGTCGATGCCGAGCGCGGCCCGGGACGCCATCGCGAGGGCCGCGGGAAGGTCCTCCTCGGTGTACGGCTCGGAGTCCCCGCACCGGTAGAGCGTCAGCAGCCCCAGTACCGCCCCGCGCACCGTCAGCGGCGCGACGAGGAGGGTGTGGGCCCCCACGCGGCGGATGGAACCGGCCCGCGCGGGGTCGGCGTCGGCCCAGGTGAGGTCGTCCAGGGGCAGGACACGGGCCCGCAGGTCGGAGACGGCCCGCTGGTAGGGCGTGCCGTAGGGCACCGCGCGGATGTCGCCGACGGGATGGGCGGCCTCGTTCTCGCCCTTGTACCCCGCCCGCCTGAGCGGTACGTCGGGGCCGAGGGGCCCGGGCTGCGGCGTCTCGCCGCGCAGGACGTCGTCGACGACCTCGACCACGCCCACGTCGGCGTATCCGGGGACCAGCGCGTTGACGAGATCGCGGCAGGTGGCTTCGACGTCCAGGGTGCGGCCGACGGAGTCGCGGACCGCGATGAGGGCCGCTTCCCGGCCCCGGCGCCGTACCCGTTCGCTGACGTCCACCACGGCGACGGCCGCGCCCAGCACCCTGCCGAGTGCACCACGCGGAGTCTCGTGCCCCTCCTGCAGCCGGAAGGCCGTCAGGGCGAGGGTGCGCGAGCCGCCCGCCACCGCGTCGGGCCGGGTCTGGAAGGGCTGCTCGACACCGGGCACGCCGGTGCGAATGACCTCGCGTACGAAGTCCTCCACCCGGTCCGGTTCCTCGAAGTCGCACACGGAGCGG is drawn from Streptomyces sp. NBC_00178 and contains these coding sequences:
- a CDS encoding SpoIIE family protein phosphatase → MADAPLMVVDGAGVVTGWSRAAERRFGPATADALGLHVMDVLAGDSGRAAGDGEVSAGLRLEPLAGADWAFWEAAPDGGDGGDAVGTALLDVVFTQARVRLHVLDTDLDVLRISDPSAGAEDTTLLHGRPFRSVCDFEEPDRVEDFVREVIRTGVPGVEQPFQTRPDAVAGGSRTLALTAFRLQEGHETPRGALGRVLGAAVAVVDVSERVRRRGREAALIAVRDSVGRTLDVEATCRDLVNALVPGYADVGVVEVVDDVLRGETPQPGPLGPDVPLRRAGYKGENEAAHPVGDIRAVPYGTPYQRAVSDLRARVLPLDDLTWADADPARAGSIRRVGAHTLLVAPLTVRGAVLGLLTLYRCGDSEPYTEEDLPAALAMASRAALGIDNACRYVHEYTIASALQRRLLPQSPAPQPAVESDHLLLPGGGAGNWFDTIALSGARTALVIGEVAERGIYAATTMGQLRTVVHALAALDLEPDELLARLYDTAARLAEERAHLPQSDPLHREPLAATCAYAVYDPFTEKCTVASAGHPAPLVVEPDGAAFVVGLPVGPPLGAMDRAPVAAVSVTLPEGSLLALHTNALRSYSQPSSGALRQALMPTDRPMRDLCDAVARSLPDTAELRGAALLLARTHAMPPERYAAWELPYDRTAPATARRLTSKTLAEWHIEDDTGDATELIVSELVTNAVRYGTPPVVLRLILDRGLICEIRDGSTTAPYMKYAGAVDEGGRGLFIMSHLASLWGTRYAPDGKTVWSEQTLRGSGV